A single window of Plasmodium malariae genome assembly, chromosome: 8 DNA harbors:
- the PmUG01_08037200 gene encoding conserved protein, unknown function → MEGFRTAVLFIIIYLSFYLAHSKIDNFDDIIIVEEPDESTNGDVNSAKNSEAKNEGSNRNEVHGSILYSWVGENEKLFYLKIVLFICVLIVTIVNGLIGKKTNRMIALYWLRSCKDIFLEQFAKLGNDKSFLLEKSYDNYDFYCTGRKNCNYYFVNLNLCKRQCLWRYYILNYIIKQNDTMNIAINFEKLDKNILCVYKKHQKKNIEYRFPNLNKYTKFLSKKEIKQVYEIKGDSSEIVDLVLSGKILNFLNTYDKYINYLCITDIPLFDCEDKTNEKKDENVKVEKHKFCFLNFVIPKHVEDLRLLINFSIYMIDACYCIELSERVRDHVKKIRSIVEKEDIRKKQELRELQEKKKAKKIQEEKERIDKMSADQQRKYEEKKQKKSLKKMKKIKILKM, encoded by the exons atggaaggaTTTAGAACAgctgttttatttattattatatatctgtCTTTTTATTTGGCCCATTCAAAAATTG aCAATTTTGATGATATTATAATTGTTGAAGAGCCAGATGAATCAACAAATGGAGATGTGAACTCAGCAAAAAATTCGGAGG CTAAAAACGAAGGTAGTAACCGGAACGAGGTGCATGGAAGTATATTGTACTCATGGGTaggagaaaatgaaaaattgttttacttaaaaatagtattatttatatgtgtattaatTGTAACCATTGTTAATGGTTTGATAGGGAAGAAAACGAATAGAATGATTGCTCTCTATTGGTTAAGGTCAtgtaaagatatatttttagaacAATTTGCAAAGTTAGGTAATGATAAATCctttttattagaaaaatctTATGATAATTATGATTTTTATTGTACTGGTAGAAAgaattgtaattattattttgttaacttaaatttatgtaaaaggCAATGTTTATGGAGgtactatattttaaattatataatcaaACAAAATGATACTATGAATATTGCTatcaattttgaaaaattggataaaaatattttatgtgtttataaaaaacatcagaaaaaaaatattgaatatcGTTTCCCGaacttaaataaatacacaaaattTTTGAGcaaaaaagagataaaacAAGTGTATGAAATTAAAGGTGATTCATCTGAAATTGTTGATTTAGTTTTAAGtggtaaaatattaaatttcttaaatacttacgataaatatataaattatttatgtattactGATATTCCATTATTTGATTGTGAAGATAAAacgaatgaaaaaaaagacgaAAATGTTAAAGTTGAAAAgcataaattttgttttttaaattttgttattcCAAAACATGTGGAGGATTTACGTTTATTAatcaatttttctatttacaTGATCGATGCATGTTACTGCATTGAGTTATCGGAAAGGGTTAGAGAtcatgttaaaaaaataagaagtaTTGTTGAAAAGGAGGATATACGAAAGAAACAAGAATTAAGAGaattacaagaaaaaaaaaaggcaaaaaaaatacaagaagaaaaggaaagaatTGACAAAATGTCCGCCGACCAACAAAGGAAGTATGAggaaaagaaacaaaaaaaaagtttgaaaaaaatgaagaaaattaaaattttaaaaatgtga
- the PmUG01_08037300 gene encoding triosephosphate isomerase, putative gives MAKILALLCVYLLNLKFIKFNYSSRKDLPVTLDIRKKFFFFISSRLLLKKRKYTTQNAYNKLNNINLKNNFHKQLSKIYVSYINNNINSEREKKKNKKKIIIGNWKCYLLKEQAYRLIDILTKIKYSNRIDLILSLNLLFIPYLLEKIKENNSKIYTCSQDVSLVNGLGAYTGETTATLIHEFGSRYTIIGHSERKRGFGNNGETLEQTVLKVYNAINSKLKVILCVGEDYINEKFGFHSVQIKKLLSFIKKKISKDEMKNIIIALEPSCAVGTGNPVSSDVINNCYWDIKKNIAEEVNAQISEEMQIVYGGSITKYNMKNFLDNTFVDGFLIGRSSLDESFIDIIKYVDESYLRNT, from the exons ATGGCAAAAATACTTGCTTTGTTATGTGTGTATTTGCTAAATTTgaaattcattaaatttaattattcttcACGAAAGGATTTACCTGTCACACTTGATATaagaaagaaattttttttttttatttcatcaaggctattattaaaaaagagaaaatatacTACACAAAATGCATAcaacaaattaaataacataaatttaaaaaataatttccaCAAACAgttaagtaaaatatatgtatcatatattaataataatattaatagtgagagagaaaaaaaaaaaaataaaaaaaaaattattataggTAACTGGAAATGTTATCTGTTAAAAGAACAAGCTTATAGATTAATtgatattttaacaaaaattaaatattccaATAGAATagatttaattttatctcttaatttattatttattccttACCTACTTGAAAAGATTAAGGAAAacaattcaaaaatatatacatgttcaCAAGACGTAAGTTTAGTAAACGGTTTAGGTGCTTATACAGGTGAAACAACAGCTACATTAATACATGAATTTGGAAGTAGGTACACTATAATAGGACACAGTGAAAGAAAGAGAGGATTTGGAAACAACGGAGAGACCCTTGAGCAAACAGTATTAAAAGTATACAATGCGATTAATTCAAAATTGAAAGTGATTTTGTGTGTTGGTGAAGAttacataaatgaaaagttTGGCTTCCACTCCGTGCAAATAAAGAAGCTTTTGTCC TTtatcaaaaagaaaatttcaaaggacgaaatgaaaaatataatcatcGCCTTGGAGCCCAGCTGCGCTGTAGGAACGGGTAATCCTGTATCATCTGAcgtaataaataattgttatTGGG atataaagaaaaacattGCTGAAGAGGTAAACGCACAAATAAGCGAGGAAATGCAGATAGTTTACGGTGGATCCATAACAAAATACAATATGAAG AATTTCCTTGACAACACCTTTGTGGATGGGTTTTTGATAGGGAGGAGCTCACTGGACGAGTCTTTCATCgacattataaaatatgttgaTGAGTCTTACCTCCGAAAcacataa
- the PmUG01_08037400 gene encoding trophozoite stage antigen, putative gives MDYHNGDSLTKLYKSNYMNDKEINARKEYRRSRRSSLKSEIPTQSFYDSNKRSTVDPTMTDYHFEIFTSLNDKIRPHEKKKIINKAVNTDILKHEHNKFCATITIKCKECNEKLTREFEL, from the coding sequence ATGGATTATCATAATGGGGATAGCTTAACTAAACTATACAAGAGTAACTACATGAATGACAAAGAAATAAATGCAAGGAAAGAATATAGAAGGAGTAGAAGATCTTCATTAAAAAGTGAAATACCTACTCAAAGTTTTTATGACTCAAATAAACGCAGTACAGTTGATCCTACTATGACTGATTATCATTTTGAAATTTTCACATcgttaaatgataaaattaggccccatgaaaaaaaaaaaataataaataaagcaGTAAATACAGACATTTTAAAGCATGAACATAATAAATTCTGTGCAACAATTACCATAAAATGCAAAGAATGCAACGAGAAACTTACCAGAGAGTTCGAACTATGA